The Kaustia mangrovi genome has a segment encoding these proteins:
- the clpS gene encoding ATP-dependent Clp protease adapter ClpS, with the protein MSNDNDRNREDDQTGVVTRTKTRTKKPSLYKVLLLNDDYTPMEFVVHVIERFFNKGREEATRIMLHVHQRGVGVCGVYTYEVAETKVTQVMEFARQHQHPLQCTMEKE; encoded by the coding sequence ATGTCCAATGACAACGACCGTAACCGGGAAGACGACCAGACAGGAGTCGTCACGCGCACCAAGACGCGCACGAAGAAGCCGAGCCTGTACAAGGTTCTGCTCTTGAACGACGATTACACGCCGATGGAGTTCGTCGTTCACGTGATCGAGCGCTTCTTCAACAAGGGGCGCGAGGAAGCGACCAGGATCATGCTTCACGTCCACCAGCGCGGGGTTGGCGTGTGCGGCGTGTACACTTACGAGGTGGCCGAGACCAAAGTGACGCAGGTCATGGAGTTTGCCCGTCAGCACCAGCACCCGCTACAGTGCACGATGGAAAAGGAGTGA
- a CDS encoding phasin family protein: MIKSFEDFQIVGKDNFDASVASVTAMTKGFQTMAAEMADYSRKALEESTKAVETVMAAKSVDKAVEAQQTFAKQAYEGYLGEMNKLGEIYLNAAKEAYKPFEAQLAQFNGKVAGK; the protein is encoded by the coding sequence ATGATCAAGTCGTTCGAGGATTTCCAGATCGTCGGCAAAGACAATTTCGATGCCTCGGTCGCCAGCGTCACGGCGATGACGAAGGGCTTCCAGACCATGGCCGCCGAGATGGCGGACTATTCGCGCAAGGCGCTCGAGGAGAGCACCAAGGCGGTGGAGACCGTCATGGCGGCGAAGTCCGTGGACAAGGCCGTGGAGGCGCAGCAGACCTTCGCCAAGCAGGCCTATGAGGGCTACCTCGGCGAGATGAACAAGCTCGGCGAGATCTACCTCAATGCGGCCAAGGAAGCCTACAAGCCGTTCGAGGCCCAGCTTGCCCAGTTCAACGGCAAGGTGGCCGGGAAGTAA
- a CDS encoding VWA domain-containing protein — MTSDKKAPVRRGETRQPASSAADVGAFLAEVRSRPAPAAQAGAARGRLIFAMDATMSRQPTWDHALQIQAEMFAETARIGGLDVQLVYFRGLAECRASKWVGDPSALARLMTGVDCRGGHTQIRKVLAHVLKEARRHKVNAVVYVGDCVEENVDDLCARAGEIGLLGVPVFMFQEGHEPVAEAAFREIARLTRGAWCRFDRSSARELRELLSAVAVYAAGGRKALADHSRAGGGAATALLEQLD; from the coding sequence ATGACGTCCGACAAGAAGGCACCGGTCAGACGCGGAGAGACGCGGCAGCCCGCATCGAGCGCGGCGGATGTCGGCGCGTTTCTGGCCGAGGTGCGGTCAAGGCCCGCGCCGGCGGCGCAGGCCGGGGCTGCGCGCGGCCGGCTGATCTTTGCCATGGATGCGACGATGAGCCGGCAGCCGACCTGGGACCATGCGCTCCAGATCCAGGCGGAGATGTTCGCGGAAACGGCGCGGATCGGCGGGCTCGACGTCCAGCTCGTCTATTTCCGGGGCCTCGCCGAATGCCGGGCGAGCAAGTGGGTGGGCGACCCGTCCGCCCTTGCCCGCCTGATGACCGGGGTCGACTGTCGCGGCGGGCACACCCAGATCCGCAAGGTCCTCGCCCATGTGCTGAAGGAGGCCCGCCGCCACAAGGTGAATGCGGTCGTCTATGTGGGAGACTGCGTGGAGGAGAATGTCGACGATCTGTGCGCGCGGGCCGGCGAGATCGGTCTCCTGGGCGTTCCCGTCTTCATGTTCCAGGAGGGTCACGAGCCGGTCGCGGAGGCTGCCTTCCGCGAGATCGCGCGGCTGACGCGCGGCGCCTGGTGCCGGTTCGACCGGAGCTCCGCGCGCGAGCTGCGCGAGCTCTTGTCCGCCGTCGCCGTCTATGCCGCCGGCGGGCGCAAGGCGCTTGCCGATCACAGCAGGGCGGGCGGCGGGGCCGCGACGGCGCTGCTGGAACAGCTCGACTGA
- a CDS encoding D-alanyl-D-alanine carboxypeptidase produces the protein MSTSAGYDRPAWRTQSVFRLPPWRAAVAFFGALVLTVGLALAPDSAAANSKFSAITIDAHSGKVLFSRYADSRRYPASLTKVMTLYVLFQEMEAGRFSKSSRIRISRHAASMPPSKLGFKPGQTITVDNAIRALVTKSANDVAAAVGEAIAGTESAFAVRMTKTARSLGMTRTTFRNASGLPNSGQVTTARDMATLGLRIQKDFPELYRYFSLTSFSYKGRNYRNHNKLVGRYKGTDGIKTGYIRASGFNLLASVKRDGKHLIGVVTGGRTGRSRNNYMMSMLDKVFPRVPSRKTLNIASVAGTPPGYDPTKVKAARRAVARVLNPPLPTPKPVIVAADTAGEPVKADVMSVLAAGDREETSAETGGAIPDESRIKLVAMAAAEEGDAGDTPAILASADGMARGETWHIQVGAFDSESGAEEYLRKVLATGLTSLDDKPAFIIPFERGAAMFYRARLSGFDKKTAQTTCKSLARRSFACFAVAPPAVN, from the coding sequence ATGAGCACCAGTGCAGGATATGATAGACCTGCTTGGCGAACACAGTCTGTCTTCCGGCTGCCGCCATGGCGCGCGGCGGTCGCCTTCTTCGGCGCATTGGTTCTGACGGTCGGCCTGGCGCTTGCGCCCGACAGCGCGGCGGCCAATTCCAAGTTCTCCGCCATCACCATAGACGCCCATAGCGGCAAGGTGCTGTTCTCGCGCTATGCCGACAGCCGGCGCTATCCCGCCTCGCTCACCAAGGTGATGACGCTCTATGTCCTGTTCCAGGAGATGGAGGCGGGCCGCTTCTCCAAGAGTTCCCGGATCCGGATCAGCCGGCATGCCGCGTCCATGCCGCCGTCGAAGCTGGGCTTCAAGCCCGGCCAGACGATCACGGTCGACAATGCGATCCGGGCCCTCGTCACGAAATCGGCCAACGACGTGGCCGCGGCCGTCGGCGAGGCCATTGCGGGGACCGAAAGCGCCTTCGCGGTGCGCATGACCAAGACGGCCCGGTCGCTCGGCATGACGCGCACGACCTTCCGCAATGCCTCCGGCCTGCCCAATAGCGGCCAGGTCACCACGGCGCGGGACATGGCGACCCTGGGCCTGCGCATCCAGAAGGACTTCCCCGAGCTCTACCGCTATTTCAGCCTGACGAGCTTCTCCTACAAGGGGCGCAACTACCGAAACCACAACAAGCTCGTCGGCCGCTACAAGGGAACGGACGGCATCAAGACCGGCTATATCCGCGCCTCGGGCTTCAATCTCCTGGCGTCGGTCAAGCGCGACGGCAAGCATCTGATCGGCGTGGTGACCGGCGGGCGCACGGGCCGGTCGCGCAACAACTACATGATGTCGATGCTCGACAAGGTCTTTCCCCGCGTGCCGAGCCGCAAGACCCTCAACATCGCGAGCGTGGCGGGAACGCCGCCGGGTTACGATCCCACGAAGGTCAAGGCCGCACGCCGGGCCGTCGCGCGCGTGCTCAACCCGCCGCTTCCGACCCCGAAGCCAGTCATTGTCGCCGCCGACACGGCGGGCGAGCCGGTCAAGGCCGATGTGATGAGCGTTCTCGCCGCAGGCGACCGCGAGGAGACCTCCGCAGAGACAGGCGGCGCCATCCCCGACGAGAGCCGCATCAAGCTGGTCGCCATGGCCGCGGCGGAGGAAGGCGATGCCGGCGACACGCCCGCCATCCTCGCGAGCGCGGACGGCATGGCCCGCGGCGAGACCTGGCATATCCAGGTCGGCGCGTTCGATTCTGAATCGGGCGCGGAGGAATATCTCCGCAAGGTGCTCGCGACAGGGCTCACCTCGCTCGACGACAAGCCCGCCTTCATCATTCCCTTCGAGCGCGGCGCCGCGATGTTCTACAGGGCACGCCTGTCCGGCTTCGACAAGAAGACGGCACAGACCACCTGCAAGTCGCTCGCCAGGCGCTCCTTCGCCTGCTTCGCCGTGGCCCCGCCAGCCGTGAATTGA
- a CDS encoding DnaJ domain-containing protein — MSYLVLAVLALVVLYGLGRLFLRADPAKLAFSLRIVAGVLVLAIGAFVTIRVNPAIGLPMIALGLGLLGKSSWLTHLGLPGGGMGRPGRTRSGGQRSRVTTQILAMELDHDTGAMDGEVLSGPLSGRMLSSLTLGELADLHTQCTGLTDQSVTLLEAYLDRTWPDWRDEPGMRDGAGTGERRSSSSGGPMSEREALEILGLEPGADDKAIQAAHRRLMKQYHPDRGGSAYLAAKINEAKSVLMGKGSR, encoded by the coding sequence ATGTCCTATCTCGTCCTGGCCGTTCTCGCCCTCGTCGTCCTCTATGGTCTCGGCCGGCTGTTCCTGCGGGCCGATCCGGCAAAGCTCGCCTTCAGCCTGCGCATTGTCGCGGGCGTTCTGGTGCTCGCCATCGGCGCTTTCGTGACAATCCGGGTCAATCCCGCGATCGGGCTGCCGATGATCGCGCTGGGACTGGGGCTTCTCGGCAAGAGTTCGTGGCTGACGCATCTGGGGCTGCCCGGCGGCGGCATGGGCAGGCCGGGGCGGACCCGGTCCGGCGGCCAGCGCTCGCGCGTCACCACGCAGATCCTGGCCATGGAGCTCGATCACGATACGGGGGCGATGGACGGCGAGGTGCTGTCAGGCCCGCTTTCGGGGCGCATGCTCTCTTCCCTGACGCTTGGCGAGCTTGCCGATCTCCACACGCAATGCACCGGGCTCACCGACCAGAGCGTTACGCTTCTGGAGGCCTATCTCGACCGGACGTGGCCGGACTGGCGCGACGAGCCCGGCATGCGCGATGGGGCAGGGACGGGGGAGAGGCGATCATCCTCCTCCGGCGGACCGATGTCCGAGCGCGAGGCGCTGGAGATCCTGGGGCTCGAGCCGGGTGCCGACGACAAGGCGATCCAGGCGGCCCATCGCCGGCTGATGAAGCAGTATCATCCCGACCGCGGGGGATCGGCCTATCTCGCCGCGAAGATCAACGAGGCGAAATCCGTCCTGATGGGGAAGGGCAGTCGGTAG
- a CDS encoding DUF1489 family protein: protein MTVHLIKLCVGVDSIDDLARYQERRLKRGEELFHTTRMVPKRADEVVAGGSLYWVIRGQIQLRQRVVEIRPFTDAEGIGRCRLVFDPELVPVRPTPRRAFQGWRYLKPEDAPADLPKGGDMDGLPSEMRAELMELGLI, encoded by the coding sequence ATGACCGTTCACCTCATCAAGCTGTGCGTGGGCGTCGACTCCATCGACGATCTCGCGCGCTATCAGGAGCGCCGGCTGAAGCGCGGCGAGGAGCTGTTCCACACGACGCGCATGGTGCCGAAGCGTGCCGACGAGGTCGTGGCGGGCGGCTCGCTCTACTGGGTGATCAGGGGGCAGATCCAGCTACGCCAGCGCGTGGTGGAGATCAGGCCGTTCACGGATGCCGAGGGGATCGGCCGCTGCCGGCTCGTCTTCGATCCCGAGCTCGTGCCCGTCCGCCCGACGCCGCGGCGGGCCTTCCAGGGGTGGCGCTATCTCAAGCCCGAGGACGCCCCGGCGGACCTGCCGAAGGGCGGCGACATGGACGGCTTGCCGAGCGAGATGCGCGCCGAGCTGATGGAACTCGGGCTGATCTGA
- a CDS encoding GNAT family N-acetyltransferase, which produces MSVAIRSYRPADAAALADLYARSVRGLGAGFYSPEQVEAWARTADAGRLHERLSDGRTALVAADGGDCPLAFADLEADGHIDLFYCAPEAAGQGIASSLFDRLEAIAREAGMARLHVEASEAACGFFERKGFCVTARRDLAIAGVAIHNYAMEKALSGAS; this is translated from the coding sequence ATGTCGGTGGCCATCCGTTCCTACAGGCCGGCGGATGCTGCCGCGCTCGCCGATCTCTATGCCCGCTCCGTCAGGGGGCTGGGGGCCGGCTTCTATTCGCCCGAGCAGGTGGAGGCGTGGGCCCGGACCGCCGATGCGGGACGGCTGCACGAGCGCCTGTCGGACGGCCGAACGGCCCTCGTCGCGGCCGATGGCGGGGATTGTCCGCTGGCCTTCGCCGACCTGGAGGCGGACGGTCATATCGATCTCTTCTATTGCGCGCCGGAGGCCGCCGGCCAAGGCATCGCCTCCAGCCTCTTCGATCGCCTCGAGGCCATCGCGCGCGAGGCCGGCATGGCGCGTCTTCATGTCGAGGCGAGCGAGGCCGCGTGCGGCTTCTTCGAGCGCAAGGGGTTCTGTGTGACCGCGCGGCGCGATCTGGCCATCGCCGGTGTCGCGATCCACAATTACGCGATGGAGAAGGCCCTTTCGGGCGCCTCGTGA
- the putA gene encoding bifunctional proline dehydrogenase/L-glutamate gamma-semialdehyde dehydrogenase PutA, whose translation MAQPAETLNLPVPALPPRDAIAQRLMADEEAVVRELIDRARLDHASKQEVEALARRLVHAVRAGRRETGGIDAFMQEYSLSSEEGVVLMCLAEALLRVPDAATADKLIADKIGGGQWEEHFGHSESLFVNASTWGLMLTGRVIKLGDEPKRDLFGYFNRLVARSGEPFIRQALRHAMKIMGRQFVLGRSIEEALDIARESEAVGYRFSYDMLGEAAMTDEDARAYLDSYMHALKTTADKAGPMKPGETVFERPNISVKLSALHPRYEPKKIDRMETELYQRVLAVCEMARGRDLGITIDAEEVFRLDLSLDLFGRLAQEPALAGWDGLGLAVQAYGKRAYPVLEWLAELAQVTHRRLPVRLVKGAYWDSEIKLAQEGGFDAYPVFTRKVSTDISYLACARFMLSRLDVFYPQFATHNAHTLAAVMVMAGDRRGFEFQRLHGMGQALYDEVVGGNKLDMPCRIYAPVGTHEDLLAYLVRRLLENGANTSFVHRLANDEAPIRDIIADPVEEAERLKVLPHPGIPLPKDIFSPRRNSHGLPLWDDTTRGAFLKDVHGALERGVSAAAMVAGKPVAGEARTVVSPHDNRVEVGTVVEAGEEAVEQALARAHAARHDWDMIGGAERAAILERAADLYETETARLVAIIVREAGKSLENAIADLREAVDFLRYYAARARAEFAGPVIMPGPTGERNEMRLHGRGVFVCISPWNFPLAIFTGQMSAALAAGNTVIAKPAEQTPLIAVEAVKLLYKAGVPEDVLHVLPGDGATVGGRLIADPRCAGVAFTGSNETAGIINRTLAEREGAIIPFIAETGGINAMIVDSTALPEQVVRDLVFSAFDSAGQRCSAARVAFVQKDVAHRVLPMLKGAMEELKVGDPLDYATDVGPVIDREALKMLNEHKSRMAREGRILADLELGADTRYGTFVSPAAYEIESLSMLKREVFGPVLHVVQYSADRLEEVCEVINATGFGLTLGLHTRIERTVEEVRRVMRVGNMYVNRNQIGAVVGAQPFGGEGLSGTGPKAGGPHYLYRFATERVTSVDTTASGGNASLFTMAAQED comes from the coding sequence ATGGCGCAGCCTGCCGAGACACTGAACCTTCCTGTTCCTGCATTGCCGCCGCGCGACGCCATCGCGCAACGCCTCATGGCGGACGAGGAAGCGGTGGTGCGCGAGCTCATCGACAGGGCGCGGCTGGACCATGCCTCCAAGCAGGAGGTCGAGGCGCTCGCCCGCCGTCTCGTGCATGCGGTCCGGGCCGGCCGCCGCGAAACCGGCGGGATCGACGCCTTCATGCAGGAATATTCGCTCTCCAGCGAGGAGGGCGTGGTGCTGATGTGCCTGGCCGAAGCGCTCCTGCGCGTGCCCGACGCCGCGACCGCCGACAAGCTGATCGCCGACAAGATCGGCGGCGGCCAGTGGGAGGAGCATTTCGGCCACTCCGAGTCGCTGTTCGTCAACGCCTCCACCTGGGGGCTGATGCTCACCGGGCGGGTCATCAAGCTCGGCGACGAGCCGAAGCGCGACCTGTTCGGCTATTTCAACCGGCTCGTCGCGCGCTCCGGCGAACCCTTCATCCGCCAGGCGCTGCGCCATGCCATGAAGATCATGGGCCGGCAGTTCGTGCTCGGCCGTTCCATCGAGGAGGCGCTTGACATCGCGCGCGAGAGCGAGGCTGTCGGCTACCGCTTCTCCTACGACATGCTGGGCGAGGCCGCGATGACGGACGAGGACGCCCGGGCCTATCTCGACTCCTACATGCACGCGCTCAAGACGACGGCCGACAAGGCGGGGCCCATGAAGCCCGGCGAGACGGTCTTCGAGCGTCCGAACATCTCCGTCAAGCTCTCCGCGCTCCATCCCCGCTACGAGCCGAAGAAGATCGACCGCATGGAGACGGAGCTCTATCAGCGCGTCCTCGCAGTGTGCGAGATGGCGCGCGGGCGCGATCTCGGCATCACCATCGATGCCGAGGAGGTCTTCCGGCTCGATCTCTCGCTCGACCTGTTCGGCCGGCTCGCGCAGGAACCGGCCCTTGCCGGCTGGGACGGGCTGGGCCTTGCCGTCCAGGCCTATGGCAAGCGCGCCTATCCGGTGCTCGAATGGCTGGCCGAGCTCGCCCAGGTCACGCATCGCCGTCTGCCGGTCCGGCTCGTCAAGGGCGCCTATTGGGACAGCGAGATCAAGCTTGCCCAGGAGGGCGGCTTCGACGCCTATCCGGTGTTCACGCGCAAGGTCTCGACAGACATCTCCTATCTCGCCTGCGCGCGCTTCATGCTGAGCCGGCTCGACGTCTTCTATCCGCAATTCGCCACCCACAACGCCCACACGCTGGCCGCCGTCATGGTGATGGCCGGCGACCGGCGCGGCTTCGAGTTCCAGCGTCTGCACGGCATGGGACAGGCGCTCTATGACGAGGTGGTCGGCGGCAACAAGCTCGACATGCCCTGCCGGATCTACGCGCCCGTCGGCACGCATGAGGACCTGCTCGCCTATCTGGTCCGCCGGCTTCTGGAGAATGGCGCGAACACGTCCTTCGTGCACCGGCTGGCCAATGACGAGGCGCCGATCCGCGACATCATCGCCGATCCGGTGGAGGAGGCGGAGCGGCTGAAGGTTCTGCCGCATCCGGGCATTCCGCTGCCAAAGGACATCTTCTCCCCGCGGCGCAATTCCCACGGGCTGCCGCTGTGGGACGACACGACGCGCGGCGCCTTTCTGAAGGATGTGCATGGCGCGCTCGAGCGTGGCGTTTCCGCCGCCGCGATGGTCGCCGGCAAGCCCGTGGCGGGCGAGGCGCGCACCGTCGTGTCGCCGCACGACAATCGTGTCGAGGTCGGCACGGTCGTGGAGGCCGGCGAGGAGGCGGTCGAGCAGGCGCTCGCCAGGGCGCATGCGGCCCGCCACGACTGGGACATGATCGGCGGGGCGGAGCGTGCGGCGATCCTGGAGCGGGCCGCCGACCTTTACGAGACGGAGACGGCGCGGCTTGTCGCCATCATCGTGCGCGAGGCCGGCAAGTCGCTGGAGAACGCGATCGCCGACCTGCGCGAGGCGGTCGACTTCCTGCGCTATTACGCAGCCCGCGCCCGCGCGGAGTTCGCAGGCCCCGTGATCATGCCGGGGCCGACGGGCGAGCGCAACGAGATGCGCCTTCACGGGCGCGGCGTCTTCGTGTGCATCTCGCCCTGGAACTTCCCGCTGGCGATCTTCACCGGGCAGATGTCGGCGGCGCTCGCGGCCGGCAACACGGTCATCGCCAAGCCCGCCGAGCAGACGCCGCTGATCGCGGTGGAGGCGGTGAAGCTGCTCTACAAGGCCGGCGTGCCGGAGGATGTGCTGCATGTTCTGCCGGGCGACGGCGCCACCGTCGGCGGCCGGCTGATCGCCGATCCGCGCTGCGCGGGCGTGGCCTTCACCGGCTCCAACGAGACCGCCGGCATCATCAACAGGACGCTGGCGGAGCGCGAGGGCGCGATCATTCCGTTCATTGCGGAGACGGGCGGCATCAACGCCATGATCGTCGACTCCACCGCGCTGCCGGAGCAGGTGGTGCGCGACCTCGTCTTCTCCGCCTTCGACAGCGCCGGCCAGCGCTGCTCCGCCGCGCGGGTGGCCTTCGTGCAGAAGGATGTCGCCCACCGGGTGCTGCCCATGCTCAAGGGCGCGATGGAGGAGCTCAAGGTCGGCGATCCGCTCGACTATGCCACCGATGTCGGCCCGGTGATCGACCGCGAGGCCTTGAAGATGCTCAATGAGCACAAGTCGCGCATGGCGCGCGAGGGGCGCATATTGGCCGATCTGGAGCTCGGTGCGGATACCCGCTATGGCACCTTCGTGTCGCCGGCGGCCTACGAGATCGAGTCGCTGTCCATGCTGAAGCGCGAGGTCTTCGGTCCCGTGCTCCATGTGGTGCAGTATTCCGCCGACCGGCTGGAGGAGGTGTGCGAGGTGATCAACGCCACGGGCTTCGGCCTGACGCTCGGCCTGCACACCCGCATCGAGCGAACCGTTGAGGAGGTGCGCCGCGTCATGCGGGTCGGCAACATGTATGTGAACCGTAACCAGATCGGCGCGGTGGTCGGTGCCCAGCCCTTCGGCGGCGAGGGGCTGTCCGGCACCGGTCCCAAGGCCGGCGGTCCGCACTATCTCTACCGTTTCGCCACCGAACGCGTGACGAGCGTCGACACGACCGCCTCGGGCGGCAATGCCTCGCTCTTCACCATGGCGGCGCAGGAGGACTGA